One Bacillus sp. 1780r2a1 DNA segment encodes these proteins:
- a CDS encoding amino acid ABC transporter permease produces MNLDFSQIVPSIPYILKGIGVTIQIVLASAIVGFVLGTILSLFKISRSKPLIWLADLYTSIFRGTPLVLQLLLIYFGLPQILGFDIAPFPAAVAAFGLNSAAYISEIIRAGILAVDKGQREAALALGIPYRKMMGQVIMPQALKNILPALMNEFITLTKESALVTVIGALDIMRRAYIVGGEKFAYFEPLLFAGLIYYIMVMGLTLLGKVIERRMRKGD; encoded by the coding sequence ATGAATTTGGACTTTTCACAAATCGTGCCTTCAATCCCTTATATTTTAAAAGGGATAGGAGTGACGATTCAAATAGTTTTAGCTTCAGCCATTGTGGGTTTTGTACTAGGAACAATCTTATCCCTATTTAAGATTAGTCGTTCAAAACCGCTCATTTGGTTAGCTGACCTTTATACATCAATCTTTCGTGGTACGCCGCTCGTACTGCAGTTATTGCTTATTTATTTTGGGTTACCACAGATTTTAGGTTTTGATATTGCGCCGTTTCCTGCTGCAGTTGCTGCATTTGGATTAAACTCAGCTGCGTATATTTCAGAAATTATTCGTGCTGGTATTTTAGCAGTCGATAAAGGGCAACGTGAAGCTGCTCTTGCTCTAGGAATTCCATATCGTAAAATGATGGGCCAGGTTATTATGCCACAAGCCTTAAAAAATATTTTACCAGCTTTAATGAATGAGTTTATTACGCTCACGAAAGAATCAGCACTTGTAACGGTTATCGGTGCTCTTGATATTATGAGACGTGCATATATCGTTGGAGGAGAAAAGTTTGCATATTTTGAACCTCTATTATTTGCAGGATTAATTTATTACATCATGGTAATGGGCTTAACGCTCCTTGGTAAAGTGATCGAGAGGAGAATGAGAAAAGGTGATTAA
- a CDS encoding thiamine pyrophosphate-dependent dehydrogenase E1 component subunit alpha, whose protein sequence is MTENRHEALGLTNEQVVEMYRTMLLARKIDERMWLLNRAGKVPFVISCQGQEAAQVGAAFALDREKDYALPYYRDMGVVLAFGMTARDLMLSGFAKAEDPNSGGRQMPGHFGYKEKRIVTGSSPVTTQVPHAVGIALAGKMEKKELVTFVTFGEGSSNQGDFHEGANFAGVHKLPVIFMCENNKYAISVPVEKQLGCEKVSDRAIGYGMPGYTVDGNDPLEVYKVVKEARERAVKGEGPTLIETVSSRLTAHSSDDDDRAYREADEISEAKKNDPIIRFGAYLKETGTLTDAKETEMLEEIMKIVNEATDYAEHAAYADPESALKYVYGE, encoded by the coding sequence ATGACTGAAAATCGTCATGAAGCGCTAGGTTTAACAAATGAACAAGTAGTTGAAATGTATCGTACAATGCTTCTTGCTCGTAAAATTGATGAGCGTATGTGGTTACTAAATCGTGCTGGGAAGGTACCCTTTGTTATTTCGTGTCAAGGACAAGAGGCAGCGCAGGTCGGTGCAGCGTTTGCGTTAGATCGTGAGAAAGACTACGCATTACCTTATTACCGAGATATGGGAGTAGTTCTTGCGTTCGGAATGACAGCACGTGATTTAATGCTATCAGGATTTGCAAAAGCAGAAGATCCAAACTCAGGCGGTCGTCAAATGCCAGGTCACTTCGGGTATAAAGAGAAGCGCATTGTAACGGGGTCTTCTCCGGTAACAACGCAGGTTCCTCATGCTGTTGGCATTGCTTTGGCAGGTAAAATGGAGAAAAAAGAGTTGGTGACATTTGTAACATTCGGTGAAGGCTCATCAAACCAAGGTGATTTTCACGAAGGTGCTAATTTTGCAGGGGTTCATAAATTACCTGTTATTTTCATGTGTGAAAATAACAAATATGCCATTTCAGTGCCAGTAGAAAAGCAGCTTGGGTGTGAAAAGGTATCAGACCGTGCAATAGGCTATGGAATGCCTGGATACACAGTGGATGGAAACGATCCTTTAGAAGTATATAAAGTTGTAAAAGAAGCAAGAGAAAGAGCAGTAAAAGGTGAAGGACCAACACTTATTGAAACGGTTTCTAGCCGTTTAACTGCTCACTCAAGTGATGATGATGATCGTGCGTATCGTGAAGCAGACGAAATTTCAGAAGCGAAGAAAAATGATCCAATTATTCGCTTTGGTGCGTATTTAAAAGAAACTGGGACTCTAACAGATGCGAAAGAAACTGAAATGCTTGAAGAAATCATGAAAATTGTGAATGAAGCAACAGACTACGCAGAACATGCTGCATATGCAGATCCAGAATCAGCTTTAAAATACGTATACGGTGAGTGA
- a CDS encoding BrxA/BrxB family bacilliredoxin, whose translation MNIDFNLFMNDVVRQARQEIEAAGYTQLTTAEDVEDALQKSGTTLVMVNSVCGCAGGIARPAAAHSVHYDKRPTNLVTVFAGQDKEATARAREYFEGYPPSSPSFALLKDGKIMTMVERHEIEGHEPMSVVTKLQEAFEKYCEEV comes from the coding sequence ATGAACATCGATTTTAATTTATTTATGAATGATGTTGTTCGCCAAGCGCGTCAAGAGATTGAAGCTGCAGGCTATACACAATTAACGACAGCTGAAGACGTAGAGGATGCGCTTCAAAAGTCAGGTACAACATTAGTAATGGTGAACTCAGTTTGTGGATGTGCAGGTGGAATTGCTAGACCAGCAGCTGCTCATTCCGTTCATTACGATAAGCGCCCAACGAATCTCGTTACTGTATTCGCTGGTCAAGATAAAGAAGCAACGGCTCGCGCTAGAGAATATTTTGAAGGTTATCCACCATCTTCCCCATCTTTTGCGTTATTAAAAGATGGTAAAATTATGACAATGGTAGAGCGTCATGAAATTGAAGGACATGAGCCAATGTCTGTTGTAACAAAACTTCAAGAAGCGTTTGAAAAATATTGTGAAGAAGTATAA
- the scpA gene encoding methylmalonyl-CoA mutase, protein MYKKPQFENIDFGSDTQTKGVKSKQHTVTSFQTNEQIPVKSLYTEKDYTGIEFLDFTPGKPPYLRGPYATMYVKKPWTIRQYAGFSTAEESNAFYRRNLAAGQKGLSVAFDLATHRGYDSDHPRVVGDVGKAGVAIDSILDMKKLFDGIPLDKMSVSMTMNGAVLPIMAFYIVTAEEQGVQREQLAGTIQNDILKEYMVRNTYIYPPDMSMRIIADIFKYTSEHMPKFNSISISGYHMQEAGAPADLELAYTLADGLEYVRTGIKSGISVDAFAPRLSFFWAIGMNYFMEVAKMRAGRLLWAKLMKQFNPKNPKSLALRTHSQTSGWSLTEQDPFNNVVRTCVEALAAISGHTQSLHTNALDEAIALPTDFSARIARNTQLYLQDETSICSVIDPLGGAYYIESLTNELVHKAWAHLEEIEALGGMAKAIETGIPKMKIEEAAARRQARIDSKAEIIVGVNAFKANEDEELEILDIDNQAVLTAQVERLKELKNQRDDKQVEKTLRDLTHAAETGQGNLLELAVEAARTRATLGEISFALEKISGRHQAVTRSIKGVYQAEFEGAELIDKVRRLTDDFLEEEGRRPRILVAKMGQDGHDRGAKVISTAFADLGFDVDIGPLFQTPEETAVQAIENDVHVVGFSSLAAGHKTLLPQLVEQLHLHGREDILVIVGGVIPKQDYPFLEASGAAAIFGPGTIIPKAAIHVLEKIKEKLAVDE, encoded by the coding sequence ATGTATAAAAAACCACAATTTGAAAACATTGATTTTGGCTCTGATACACAAACAAAGGGAGTAAAGAGTAAGCAGCATACTGTAACATCTTTTCAAACAAATGAACAAATTCCTGTGAAATCTTTATATACAGAAAAAGATTATACAGGCATTGAATTTCTGGACTTTACACCAGGAAAGCCGCCTTACCTAAGAGGACCTTACGCGACGATGTATGTGAAAAAACCATGGACGATTCGTCAGTACGCAGGGTTTTCAACAGCAGAAGAAAGCAATGCTTTTTATCGTAGGAATTTAGCTGCAGGACAAAAAGGGCTGTCTGTTGCTTTTGATTTAGCAACACACCGAGGGTACGACTCTGATCATCCTCGTGTTGTGGGCGACGTAGGCAAAGCAGGGGTGGCAATCGATTCTATCTTAGACATGAAAAAGCTTTTTGACGGTATTCCGCTGGATAAAATGTCAGTTTCAATGACTATGAATGGTGCTGTACTACCAATCATGGCTTTTTATATCGTAACTGCTGAAGAACAAGGTGTGCAAAGGGAACAACTAGCCGGTACCATTCAAAATGATATTTTAAAAGAATACATGGTGCGGAATACGTATATTTACCCTCCAGATATGTCGATGAGAATTATTGCAGATATTTTCAAGTATACGTCTGAACATATGCCTAAATTTAATAGCATCAGTATTTCGGGTTATCATATGCAAGAAGCAGGAGCACCAGCTGACCTGGAGCTAGCCTACACCCTAGCAGATGGATTAGAATATGTTCGAACGGGGATAAAATCTGGTATTTCAGTAGACGCTTTTGCCCCGCGGCTATCATTCTTTTGGGCGATTGGAATGAATTACTTTATGGAAGTAGCAAAAATGAGAGCTGGTCGATTGCTATGGGCTAAGTTAATGAAGCAGTTTAACCCCAAAAATCCCAAATCACTAGCTTTGCGCACCCACTCACAAACGTCTGGTTGGAGTTTAACGGAGCAAGACCCATTCAATAACGTAGTACGTACATGCGTAGAAGCACTTGCAGCTATTTCAGGACACACACAATCATTGCATACGAATGCATTAGATGAGGCAATTGCGTTACCAACAGATTTTTCTGCAAGAATAGCACGTAATACACAGCTATATTTGCAAGATGAAACGTCTATTTGTTCTGTTATCGACCCACTGGGAGGAGCTTATTATATTGAATCGCTAACAAATGAGCTTGTTCATAAAGCATGGGCTCATTTAGAAGAAATTGAAGCACTTGGTGGCATGGCTAAGGCAATTGAAACTGGAATTCCAAAAATGAAAATTGAAGAAGCTGCTGCGAGAAGGCAAGCCAGAATCGATTCCAAAGCTGAAATTATTGTTGGAGTGAATGCATTCAAAGCGAACGAAGACGAGGAACTAGAGATTTTAGATATTGATAATCAAGCGGTGCTAACAGCGCAGGTAGAAAGGTTAAAAGAGCTGAAGAATCAGCGCGATGACAAGCAGGTGGAAAAAACCTTACGTGATTTAACACATGCTGCTGAAACAGGCCAAGGAAATTTACTAGAGCTAGCGGTTGAAGCTGCGAGAACAAGAGCAACGCTAGGAGAAATATCATTTGCTCTTGAAAAAATATCTGGTAGGCATCAAGCAGTTACACGCTCAATAAAAGGTGTTTATCAAGCAGAATTTGAAGGAGCAGAGCTTATTGATAAAGTTCGCCGGTTAACGGATGATTTCTTAGAAGAAGAAGGAAGAAGGCCAAGGATTCTAGTTGCTAAAATGGGTCAAGACGGTCACGATCGTGGAGCAAAAGTCATTTCTACAGCATTTGCCGATCTAGGTTTTGATGTTGATATTGGTCCGCTTTTTCAAACGCCTGAAGAAACTGCAGTGCAGGCAATTGAAAATGATGTTCATGTAGTAGGGTTTAGCTCGCTTGCTGCAGGACATAAAACGCTACTTCCACAGCTTGTTGAACAGCTGCACTTACATGGTAGAGAAGATATTTTAGTCATTGTAGGAGGCGTTATCCCTAAACAAGATTATCCATTCTTAGAAGCAAGCGGAGCAGCAGCTATCTTTGGTCCAGGTACGATCATTCCAAAAGCAGCTATCCATGTGTTAGAAAAGATTAAAGAAAAGCTAGCGGTAGATGAGTGA
- a CDS encoding transporter substrate-binding domain-containing protein: MKKWLSVTVIGLLTAGALAACGAGEGASNGSGGSDDAKVLKMGTSADYPPFEYIDTAKGDNEPIGFDIDLAKAIGKELGYEVQVVDMEFGSLIPSLQSKKVDFVLAGMTPTEERKKNVDFSDVYYEAKNVLVSKKDEPINSIEELNGKKVGVQTASIQEDEAKTLSEEVDIKIESRDRIPQLIQEMKSNRIDVAIIEDTVAKGYVAKDDTLQLVETGREDSNKGSAIAFSKDSKLTDEFNKELKEMKDNGELEELIVKWFDSKE; this comes from the coding sequence ATGAAGAAATGGCTATCAGTAACAGTTATAGGGTTGTTAACAGCCGGAGCATTAGCTGCTTGTGGTGCTGGTGAAGGTGCTTCAAATGGAAGCGGAGGCAGTGATGATGCAAAAGTATTAAAAATGGGAACTTCAGCTGATTATCCACCGTTTGAGTATATTGATACAGCAAAAGGCGACAATGAGCCGATTGGTTTTGATATCGACTTAGCAAAAGCAATTGGTAAAGAACTAGGTTATGAAGTGCAAGTTGTCGACATGGAGTTCGGTAGCTTAATACCATCTTTACAGTCTAAAAAAGTGGACTTTGTTTTAGCAGGAATGACGCCAACGGAAGAGCGTAAAAAGAACGTGGATTTTTCAGATGTATACTATGAGGCGAAAAATGTACTTGTATCTAAAAAGGACGAGCCAATTAATAGCATTGAAGAGTTGAACGGAAAAAAAGTAGGTGTTCAAACAGCATCTATTCAAGAAGATGAAGCAAAAACACTATCAGAAGAAGTAGACATTAAAATTGAAAGTCGCGATCGTATTCCACAATTGATTCAAGAAATGAAGTCAAATCGTATTGATGTAGCAATCATTGAGGATACAGTAGCAAAAGGCTATGTTGCAAAAGATGATACGTTACAACTTGTAGAAACAGGCCGAGAAGACTCTAATAAAGGATCTGCAATTGCGTTTTCAAAAGATAGCAAACTGACAGACGAATTTAACAAAGAGTTAAAAGAAATGAAAGACAATGGAGAGCTAGAAGAGCTAATTGTTAAATGGTTTGATAGCAAAGAATAA
- a CDS encoding methylmalonyl-CoA mutase family protein, producing the protein MNKPSFHEFTYTPQQEWIEEVKKALKDDPHLYEKGTFENISLKTLYRKKDVQNLLHLKDEDLYLFVRGIDSHSASNKWNIAQRINVAVPKKANQMIKEALDNGQTSLAIELNPISTNGQNPLTVPFTKLKNGVLLSNYTDLCALFKDIQLPEVPLFIPSGYTVIPLIESINTYCQQEGITLSQMVGVIGMDPLGSLAEHAKSPIPITDLYHDMAKAISFVQEKKSLLKTVLIDTKPYHMSGATAVQELAYALSTAVQYTDECLKRNIPLHHVLPHLAFSFSTSSQLFMEVSKLRAFRFLWLQAVRAFSKTIDVPLPFIHVNTSIHTLSAQDLHTNILRGTLQAFAGIIGGANSLHVYPYDAITKQSTELSNRLARNTQLMLQEESQLGRVIDPAGGSWYIESYTHELAEKAWKLFQKIESKGGMEACLKSGWIQCELQHISEKKREQLHSRNERMVGVTHYVSSSESIYEEDNAAKKDYHEYQLQLRNELAEPFLLVDAYEQQSCPESILPLNQWRKSEAFEQVRKKTKGMTIGCIELSQSKLVKQQKEFAYGFFQSGGFQCEIFSPLYHDLDTIEWLKKHPCHAYVVCGEPEQVKDMLAFLNKYKQEKLYVYVVAKSEVAGATKVINENVSAINCFTQLVRWIEVNQHV; encoded by the coding sequence ATGAATAAACCATCTTTTCATGAATTTACCTATACTCCTCAACAAGAATGGATAGAAGAAGTAAAAAAAGCGCTAAAAGATGATCCTCATTTATATGAAAAAGGAACATTTGAGAACATATCTTTGAAAACGCTTTATCGGAAAAAGGATGTGCAGAATTTATTGCATTTAAAAGATGAAGACCTTTACTTATTTGTCAGAGGTATAGACTCACATTCCGCATCAAATAAATGGAATATTGCACAGCGAATAAATGTAGCCGTTCCAAAGAAAGCAAATCAAATGATAAAGGAAGCGTTAGATAACGGACAAACGTCATTGGCTATTGAGTTAAACCCTATCTCAACTAACGGACAGAATCCTTTAACAGTTCCTTTTACTAAATTGAAAAATGGCGTTTTGCTCTCTAACTATACAGATCTATGTGCGCTTTTTAAAGATATTCAGTTGCCTGAAGTACCTCTTTTTATTCCTTCTGGATATACAGTAATACCGTTGATTGAATCTATCAATACGTACTGTCAACAGGAAGGAATCACGTTATCTCAAATGGTTGGAGTGATTGGAATGGATCCGCTCGGTTCGTTAGCTGAACACGCTAAGTCACCAATTCCGATTACTGATTTGTATCATGACATGGCAAAAGCGATTTCGTTTGTACAAGAAAAGAAAAGCTTGCTAAAGACAGTACTTATTGATACAAAACCTTATCATATGAGCGGAGCAACAGCCGTTCAAGAGTTAGCATATGCACTTTCAACAGCCGTACAATACACGGATGAATGTTTAAAGCGCAATATTCCCTTACATCATGTATTACCTCATCTGGCATTTTCATTCTCAACAAGCTCACAGCTTTTTATGGAAGTTTCAAAACTGCGTGCATTTCGCTTTCTATGGCTTCAGGCCGTTCGAGCGTTTTCCAAGACTATAGACGTACCGCTTCCTTTCATCCATGTCAACACATCCATCCATACGCTTTCAGCACAAGATTTACATACGAATATTTTACGAGGAACCCTGCAAGCATTTGCTGGAATTATTGGAGGAGCAAATAGCCTACATGTTTATCCATATGATGCTATAACAAAGCAATCAACAGAGTTATCCAATCGACTCGCACGAAATACTCAGCTAATGCTTCAAGAAGAATCACAATTAGGAAGAGTCATAGATCCAGCAGGAGGTTCATGGTACATTGAATCCTACACGCATGAACTTGCAGAAAAAGCTTGGAAGCTATTTCAAAAAATTGAGTCCAAAGGCGGTATGGAAGCATGTCTAAAGTCAGGGTGGATTCAATGTGAGCTCCAACATATAAGTGAAAAGAAAAGAGAACAGCTACATAGTAGAAATGAAAGAATGGTAGGAGTGACGCATTATGTATCTTCAAGTGAAAGTATTTATGAAGAAGACAACGCTGCAAAAAAAGACTACCATGAATATCAATTGCAGTTAAGAAACGAATTAGCAGAGCCCTTCCTGTTAGTGGATGCATATGAGCAACAATCCTGTCCTGAATCAATTCTTCCTTTAAACCAGTGGAGAAAAAGCGAAGCGTTTGAGCAGGTGCGTAAAAAAACCAAAGGAATGACTATTGGTTGCATTGAACTATCACAAAGTAAATTGGTCAAGCAACAAAAAGAGTTTGCTTATGGTTTCTTCCAGTCTGGTGGATTTCAATGTGAAATTTTTTCGCCTTTATATCATGACTTGGATACCATTGAATGGTTGAAAAAACATCCTTGTCATGCATACGTAGTATGTGGTGAACCTGAACAAGTAAAAGATATGCTTGCTTTCCTTAACAAGTATAAGCAAGAAAAACTTTATGTATATGTTGTAGCGAAATCAGAGGTAGCCGGAGCGACAAAGGTTATTAATGAAAATGTAAGTGCAATTAACTGCTTTACCCAATTAGTACGCTGGATTGAGGTGAATCAACATGTATAA
- the meaB gene encoding methylmalonyl Co-A mutase-associated GTPase MeaB: protein MAKLKTVSQYKDGILKENRAALAQAITLIESQAAKHKHLAQQLMKEIYSHTGKSIRIGFTGVPGAGKSTLINAFGTYLCDHGYRVAVLAIDPSSTVSGGSILGDKTRMEQLAKHPRAFVRPSPSQGTLGGVHRKTREAILLCEAAGYDVIFVETMGVGQGEGIVKQMVDVFILLVLTGAGDELQGIKKGILELADLICVNKADGDNRQKAVLTKKEYESVISFLYAHSPNWQPKVLTTSIYEAGDFINLWNHIADYKGWMIQNGQFEKKRGLQLSAWLQSRISDYLYESFYGKQELRQALKSVEQHMQKGHLTMEEAFEKIIHQYEQVNQPIK from the coding sequence ATGGCCAAATTAAAAACGGTGTCTCAGTATAAAGATGGAATTTTAAAAGAAAATCGAGCTGCTTTAGCACAAGCCATTACCTTAATTGAAAGCCAGGCTGCTAAGCATAAACACTTGGCTCAACAGTTAATGAAAGAAATTTATTCGCATACAGGAAAATCAATTCGAATTGGATTTACAGGTGTACCAGGAGCCGGAAAAAGTACGTTAATTAATGCATTTGGGACGTATCTATGTGATCATGGGTACCGAGTAGCAGTACTGGCGATTGATCCCAGCAGTACGGTGTCCGGTGGAAGTATCTTAGGTGATAAAACGCGCATGGAACAGCTCGCTAAGCATCCAAGAGCTTTTGTTCGACCGTCTCCTTCACAAGGAACATTAGGAGGAGTTCATCGTAAGACAAGAGAAGCTATCCTTTTATGTGAAGCAGCAGGTTATGACGTTATTTTTGTCGAAACAATGGGCGTGGGGCAAGGTGAAGGAATCGTTAAGCAAATGGTTGATGTTTTTATTCTTCTTGTGTTAACAGGGGCAGGAGACGAACTTCAAGGAATTAAAAAAGGAATTCTAGAATTAGCTGACTTAATTTGTGTCAATAAAGCGGATGGAGATAATCGACAAAAAGCAGTACTTACGAAAAAAGAGTATGAATCCGTTATTTCATTTCTATATGCTCATTCACCTAATTGGCAACCAAAAGTGTTAACAACCTCTATTTATGAAGCAGGTGACTTTATAAACTTGTGGAATCACATTGCTGATTATAAGGGTTGGATGATACAAAATGGCCAGTTTGAAAAAAAGCGGGGATTACAGCTATCTGCATGGTTGCAGTCAAGAATTTCTGATTATCTGTACGAATCTTTTTATGGTAAGCAAGAGCTGCGACAGGCTTTAAAAAGCGTTGAGCAACATATGCAAAAAGGACACCTAACGATGGAAGAAGCATTTGAGAAAATAATTCATCAGTATGAACAAGTGAATCAACCGATAAAATAA
- a CDS encoding 2-oxo acid dehydrogenase subunit E2 produces MAIEKIKMPQLGESVTEGTISKWLVAVGDQVNKYDPLAEVMTDKVNAEVPSSFTGVIKEIIAAEDETLPVGETLCLIEVEGASSAEAAQNPSKETSEQVSQLNTADHSNKKRYSPAVLRLSQEHGINLETLIGSGAGGRITRKDVLAAIEKGPQMDSAGHQETPKTVSVPSATPSPKAEVKKPEPVPTASGDKAIPVSGVRKAIASNMLRSKHEIPHAWTMVEVDVTSLVSYRDSIKTEFKQKEGFNLTYFAFFVKAIAQALTEFPEINSMWAGDEIIQKKDINISIAVATDDALFVPVIKNADEKTIKGIAREINELAQKVRAGSLQAADMQGGTFTVNNTGSFGSVQSMGIINYPQAAILQVESIVKRPVVIDNMIAIRDMVNLCLSLDHRVLDGLVCGQFLKRIKEILESMSKEHTSIY; encoded by the coding sequence GTGGCAATTGAAAAAATCAAGATGCCTCAGCTTGGAGAAAGCGTAACCGAAGGCACGATTAGCAAATGGCTAGTAGCTGTGGGAGATCAAGTTAATAAATATGATCCATTAGCAGAAGTGATGACGGATAAAGTGAATGCAGAAGTTCCATCTTCATTTACGGGTGTAATTAAAGAAATTATTGCAGCTGAAGATGAGACGCTACCAGTTGGAGAAACGCTGTGTTTGATTGAAGTAGAAGGAGCATCTTCAGCAGAGGCAGCTCAAAACCCTTCAAAAGAAACGAGCGAACAAGTTTCACAATTAAATACAGCTGACCATTCCAATAAAAAGCGCTACTCACCAGCCGTTCTTCGTTTATCTCAAGAACATGGAATTAATCTTGAAACACTTATAGGATCAGGTGCAGGTGGTCGAATTACAAGGAAAGACGTACTGGCTGCAATTGAAAAAGGTCCACAGATGGATTCAGCTGGTCATCAAGAGACGCCAAAAACAGTATCGGTTCCATCAGCAACGCCTTCACCAAAAGCAGAGGTCAAAAAGCCAGAGCCTGTTCCAACGGCTTCTGGGGATAAAGCAATTCCTGTATCTGGTGTGCGTAAAGCAATTGCTAGCAACATGTTACGAAGCAAGCACGAAATTCCTCATGCCTGGACAATGGTTGAGGTGGACGTAACAAGCCTCGTATCATATCGTGATTCTATCAAAACAGAATTTAAACAAAAAGAAGGATTTAACTTAACGTACTTTGCTTTCTTCGTCAAAGCGATTGCACAGGCTTTAACGGAATTCCCAGAAATCAATTCGATGTGGGCAGGGGATGAAATTATTCAAAAGAAAGATATTAATATTTCAATTGCTGTTGCAACAGACGATGCGCTATTCGTACCTGTCATAAAAAATGCGGATGAAAAAACAATTAAAGGAATTGCACGTGAAATTAATGAATTGGCACAAAAAGTACGAGCAGGTTCATTACAAGCAGCAGACATGCAGGGTGGAACGTTTACCGTAAATAACACAGGATCATTTGGTTCCGTTCAATCTATGGGAATCATTAACTATCCACAAGCAGCGATTCTACAGGTAGAATCCATTGTGAAACGTCCAGTTGTTATCGATAATATGATTGCCATTCGAGACATGGTTAATCTATGTTTATCTCTTGACCATCGTGTACTTGATGGACTTGTCTGTGGTCAATTCCTAAAACGCATTAAGGAAATTTTAGAATCGATGTCTAAGGAACATACATCGATTTACTAA
- a CDS encoding alpha-ketoacid dehydrogenase subunit beta, producing MPVMSYIDAVTMAMREEMERDSRVFVLGEDVGRKGGVFKATNGLYEQFGEERVIDTPLAESAIAGVGIGAAMYGMRPIAEMQFADFIMPAVNQIVSEAAKIRYRSNNDWNCPITIRAPYGGGVHGALYHSQSVEALFANQPGLKIVMPSTPYDVKGLLKAAIRDDDPVLFFEHKRAYRLIKGEVPEDDYVLPIGKADVKREGDDITVITYGLCVHFALQAAEKLAADGISAHVLDLRTVYPLDKEAIIEAASKTGKVLLVTEDNKEGSIMSEVAAIIAEHCLFDLDAPVQRLAGPDIPAMPYAPTMEKYFMVNPDKVEKAMRELAEF from the coding sequence ATGCCAGTAATGTCATATATCGATGCCGTAACAATGGCTATGCGTGAAGAGATGGAAAGAGATTCACGTGTATTTGTATTAGGAGAAGATGTGGGAAGAAAAGGCGGCGTATTCAAGGCAACTAACGGCTTATATGAGCAGTTTGGAGAAGAACGAGTAATTGATACGCCGCTGGCAGAATCAGCGATTGCTGGAGTTGGAATTGGAGCAGCAATGTACGGAATGCGTCCAATTGCTGAAATGCAGTTTGCTGATTTTATCATGCCTGCTGTTAACCAAATCGTTTCAGAGGCTGCAAAAATTCGCTATCGCTCGAACAATGATTGGAACTGTCCAATTACAATTCGTGCACCTTATGGTGGAGGCGTGCACGGTGCTCTTTATCATTCACAATCAGTTGAAGCGTTGTTTGCCAATCAGCCAGGGTTAAAAATTGTGATGCCATCTACGCCTTATGATGTAAAGGGATTATTAAAAGCAGCAATCCGTGATGATGATCCGGTGTTATTCTTTGAACATAAGCGTGCGTATCGCTTAATTAAAGGTGAAGTGCCAGAAGACGATTATGTACTCCCAATCGGGAAAGCAGATGTGAAACGCGAAGGCGATGATATTACTGTTATTACATATGGTCTTTGTGTCCACTTTGCACTTCAAGCAGCTGAAAAACTTGCCGCTGATGGAATTTCAGCTCATGTATTAGATTTACGTACAGTGTATCCATTAGATAAAGAAGCAATTATTGAAGCTGCATCTAAAACAGGTAAGGTGCTTCTTGTAACAGAAGATAACAAAGAAGGAAGCATCATGAGTGAAGTAGCGGCTATTATTGCAGAACATTGTTTATTTGATTTGGATGCACCCGTTCAACGTTTGGCCGGTCCAGATATTCCAGCTATGCCATATGCTCCAACGATGGAGAAGTATTTTATGGTAAATCCAGATAAAGTAGAAAAAGCAATGAGAGAATTAGCTGAATTTTAA